In the Agrococcus beijingensis genome, CGCGACGACCCTCCGCGTGCTCGAGACCCTCCACGCCATGGATCGCGACGACCCGCACTACGTCGCGGTGCGGCAGGCGACCGCGAACATGTTCAAGGAGGTCAAGCTCGCCAGCCGCAAGGCGAAGCACGCGCGCATCCAGGCCGCCGACCGCGCTGTCGTCGCCGCGACCGCCACCGGAGCGCCCGACCGCATCGATGACGAGACCCGCGGCATCCCGCTCGCCACCCGCGTCGCGGCGCCGACCGCGGGCGAGCTGCTCCGCTCGCGCGGCTGCTACATCTGCAAGCAGCAGTACACGCTGGTCGACGCGTTCTACCACCAGCTCTGCCCCGACTGCGCGGCCCTCAGCCACGCCAAGCGCGACGCCGGCACCGACCTCGCCGGCAAGCGGGCGCTGCTCACCGGCGGCCGCGCCAAGATCGGCATGCACATCGCACTGCGGCTGCTGCGCGACGGCGCCCACACGACGATCACGACGCGGTTCCCGAGGGATGCGGTGCGTCGCTTCACGTCGCTGCCCGACTCTGCGGAGTGGATCGATCGTCTGAAGGTGGTCGGCATCGATCTGCGCGACCCGGCGCAGGTCGTCGGTCTCGCCGAGGACGTCGCCGCAGCCGGCCCGCTCGACATCCTCATCAACAACGCCGCGCAGACGGTGCGCCGCTCCCCCGGCGCCTACGCGCCGCTGGTCGATGCGGAGCTCGCCCCGCTGCCCGACGGGCCACTGCCCGAACTGGTCACCTTCGGGCACACGAACGACGCGCATCCGCTCGCTCTTGCCGCCTCGGTGGCGGCCCACCCCATCCTCGCGAGCGCCGCGAAGACCGCCGACGAGCTGACGGCGCAGGCCATGGCCGCCGGCAGCAGCTCGCTCGAGCGGCTCGCCGCCGGCACCGCGATCGATGCCGGCGGGCTGCTGCCTGACGAGCACCACATCAACAGCTGGACGCAGCACGTCGACCAGGTCGAGCCGCTCGAGATGCTCGAGGTGCAGCTGGCCAACATGACCGCGCCGTTCCTGCTGGTGTCGAGGCTGCGGCCGGCGCTCGCCGCGTCGACCGCGCGGCGCAAGTACATCGTGAACGTGTCGGCGATGGAGGGCGTGTTCGGCCGCGGCTACAAGGGGCCCGGCCACCCGCACACGAACATGGCGAAGGCGGCGCTCAACATGCTGACGCGCACGAGCGCCCGCGAGATGTTCGAGAGCGACCGGATCCTGA is a window encoding:
- a CDS encoding SDR family oxidoreductase translates to MRAPRWIIQPDARSAANLPARASPPVESPVLPDPLTCSDDVRDRVEHPAPQAAPAAAESPATLDPADVATTLRVLETLHAMDRDDPHYVAVRQATANMFKEVKLASRKAKHARIQAADRAVVAATATGAPDRIDDETRGIPLATRVAAPTAGELLRSRGCYICKQQYTLVDAFYHQLCPDCAALSHAKRDAGTDLAGKRALLTGGRAKIGMHIALRLLRDGAHTTITTRFPRDAVRRFTSLPDSAEWIDRLKVVGIDLRDPAQVVGLAEDVAAAGPLDILINNAAQTVRRSPGAYAPLVDAELAPLPDGPLPELVTFGHTNDAHPLALAASVAAHPILASAAKTADELTAQAMAAGSSSLERLAAGTAIDAGGLLPDEHHINSWTQHVDQVEPLEMLEVQLANMTAPFLLVSRLRPALAASTARRKYIVNVSAMEGVFGRGYKGPGHPHTNMAKAALNMLTRTSAREMFESDRILMTAVDTGWITDERPHFTKVRLAEEGFHAPLDLVDGAARVYDPIVRGEAGEDLFGVFLKDYAPGSW